The Chiloscyllium punctatum isolate Juve2018m chromosome 2, sChiPun1.3, whole genome shotgun sequence genome has a window encoding:
- the c6.1 gene encoding complement component C6, translated as MDSNRPCLPDRLCNIQQTDCGKKFHCDNGRCIPRRLRCNGEHDCGDGSDEESCPRKDPPCPRLIEDIPGGQLMGSGYNALAGELAGEVLNNTYYDGQCSTIRSPITKKLYRMASNLENITLELTNLEDDVTSQFYSDASEYKSSVSHSSSQYGNSRSSFNIPILFGHSKSRKTSRKSSFNEVIKASRQKDSAFVRVHKTIAVSEFRMKETDLHASDTFLEAVSNLPLDYNYPLYSHIFQDFGTHYFSSGKTGGVYDVMYQYDRTNLQSSGLTQAEMRECVTTETKVRVLFIKVTKKRTRCTHNSMTLKTKGSILEAAEKSVSMVRGGRSEFAAALAWQKGRAFPTQQYTQWKESVHDNPTVVGFTLRPILGLVKGIPCAVTKRRHLETAMLEYMETFDPCRCSPCSNNGQAVLLDNSCQCVCKAGTYGDSCELRTPDYHSGKPLASSFRVRAQAREVPGG; from the exons ATGGACAGTAACAGACCGTGTTTACCCGACagactctgtaacatccaacagacCGACTGCGGCAAGAAGTTCCACTGTGATAACG gaCGCTGTATCCCCCGGAGGTTGAGGTGTAACGGGGAACACGACTGTGGGGACGGCTCCGATGAGGAGAGCTGCCCCAGGAAGGACCCTCCGTGTCCCCGGCTCATCGAGGACATCCCGGGAGGACAGCTGATGGGCAGCGG GTACAATGCCCTCGCCGGGGAGCTGGCTGGTGAAGTCCTCAATAACACCTACTACGATGGGCAGTGCAGCACCATCAGGAGTCCCATCACCAAGAAACTCTACCGAATGGCCAGTAACCTGGAGAACATCACCTTGGAG CTGACCAATTTGGAGGATGATGTGACGAGTCAGTTCTACTCAGATGCCTCGGAATACAAGTCGAGTGTGTCCCATTCCTCGAGTCAATACGGGAACTCCAGGAGCTCCTTCAATATCCCGATCCTGTTTGGACACAGCAAATCCAGGAAAACCAGCCGCAAGAGCAGCTTCAATGAAGTGATCAAGGCTTCGAGGCAGAAG GACTCTGCATTTGTCCGCGTTCACAAGACCATAGCAGTCTCAGAATTCCGGATGAAGGAGACGGATCTTCACGCCTCGGATACCTTCCTGGAAGCTGTGAGCAATCTGCCCCTGGACTATAACTACCCCCTGTACAGCCACATCTTCCAGGATTTCGGAACTCACTACTTCAGCTCGGGGAAGACGGGTGGAGTTTACGATGTCATGTACCAATACGACCGGACAAATCTGCAGAGCTCAG GTCTAACACAAGCCGAGATGCGTGAGTGCGTCACAACAGAGACAAAAGTACGGGTGTTATTTATCAAAGTCACAAAAAAAAGGacacggtgcacacacaacagTATGACCCTGAAGACCAAAG GTTCGATTCTGGAAGCTGCAGAGAAGTCGGTTTCCATGGTGAGGGGAGGCCGCTCTGAGTTTGCTGCAGCCTTGGCCTGGCAGAAGGGACGGGCCTTCCCCACACAGCAGTACACCCAATGGAAGGAGTCCGTCCATGACAATCCCACTGTGGTGGGCTTCACG CTCCGGCCTATCCTGGGCCTGGTAAAGGGGATTCCCTGTGCGGTGACGAAGCGAAGGCATCTGGAGACCGCCATGTTGGAGTACATGGAGACCTTTGACCCTTGCCGGTGCTCCCCatgttccaataatggacagGCCGTGCTGCTGGATAAcagctgtcagtgtgtgtgcaaaGCTGGGACCTATGGGGACAGCTGTGAGCTACGGACCCCTGACTATCACTCAGGTAAACCCCTCGCCTCGAGTTTTCGGGTACGTGCCCAGGCCCGTGAGGTTCCAGGTGGGTAA